A stretch of the Chlamydia pecorum E58 genome encodes the following:
- a CDS encoding UTP--glucose-1-phosphate uridylyltransferase yields MTNSAYSLSAMDMPSLAEKLRAIKQEHLLCFWPTLSPKQQYRLYSQLSSLDIQLFQQQQQLLSSPTPLPKNFRPVSSFASSGEDPERTKTGTSLLKEKKVACVVLAGGQGSRLKCDGPKGLFPVSPIKKKPLFQLVAEKVCAASKLAGQTLPLAFMTSPLNNRQTRSYFESNAYFSLDPNHVDFFCQPLWPLLNLSGELFLEDESTLALGPNGNGCLATLLLTSGIWEKWHNIGIEMVSVIPIDNPLALPFDVELCGFHAMENNEVTIKATLRQTAIEDVGILVESEDSGKTSVIEYSEIPQDERFSMHPNGKLEYGLANIGLYCLSMDFIRKAAHKTLPLYKARKYAKQLGQISSTEKNAWKFEEFIFDLFCYSEQCRTLVYPRQECFAPLKNLEGNHSLDTVRQALSARERQLFHEVTGKQLSPNTTFELEADFYYPLTSTSLHWENKAFFEEPFFEAS; encoded by the coding sequence ACTCTCCCCAAAGCAGCAATACCGTTTGTATTCCCAGCTTTCTTCTCTTGATATTCAACTTTTCCAACAACAACAACAGCTTCTTTCTTCTCCAACTCCTCTTCCTAAAAATTTCCGTCCTGTATCTTCTTTCGCTTCCTCGGGGGAAGATCCCGAAAGAACAAAAACAGGCACCTCTCTTCTTAAAGAAAAAAAAGTGGCTTGTGTCGTGCTCGCAGGGGGACAGGGCTCTCGCCTTAAATGTGACGGCCCTAAGGGGTTATTTCCTGTATCGCCAATTAAAAAAAAGCCGCTCTTTCAACTTGTTGCTGAAAAGGTCTGTGCAGCAAGTAAACTTGCTGGGCAGACTTTACCCTTAGCTTTTATGACCTCTCCCCTAAATAACAGACAAACCCGCTCCTATTTTGAGTCAAATGCCTATTTCTCTTTAGATCCAAATCACGTCGATTTTTTCTGTCAGCCATTATGGCCCTTACTTAACCTCTCTGGAGAATTATTTCTCGAAGATGAATCCACATTAGCTTTAGGCCCAAATGGAAATGGGTGCTTAGCGACACTCCTTCTCACCTCGGGGATCTGGGAAAAATGGCATAATATCGGCATCGAAATGGTCAGCGTGATCCCCATAGATAACCCTCTGGCTCTTCCTTTTGATGTGGAGCTCTGTGGATTTCACGCGATGGAAAATAACGAAGTCACGATCAAAGCAACACTAAGACAAACTGCCATCGAAGATGTTGGGATCCTCGTGGAATCAGAAGATTCTGGGAAAACTTCTGTTATTGAATATTCTGAGATCCCCCAAGATGAAAGGTTCTCTATGCATCCTAACGGCAAGCTAGAGTACGGTTTGGCAAACATAGGGTTGTATTGCCTATCTATGGATTTCATCCGTAAAGCGGCACATAAAACTCTACCTTTATACAAAGCACGCAAATATGCAAAGCAACTTGGCCAAATCTCATCCACGGAAAAAAATGCTTGGAAATTTGAAGAGTTTATTTTCGATTTATTCTGCTACAGCGAGCAATGTCGTACTCTTGTCTACCCACGGCAAGAATGCTTTGCGCCATTAAAAAATCTCGAAGGAAATCATAGTTTAGATACTGTAAGACAAGCCCTCTCTGCAAGAGAGCGTCAGCTCTTCCATGAGGTTACAGGGAAACAGCTCTCTCCAAATACAACATTTGAATTAGAAGCAGATTTTTATTATCCTTTAACTTCTACTTCCTTACACTGGGAAAATAAAGCCTTTTTCGAGGAACCGTTTTTTGAGGCCTCATGA
- a CDS encoding NAD(P)H-dependent glycerol-3-phosphate dehydrogenase — translation MTEKIAYLGMGIWGFCLATLLAKKGFRVQGWSRNPQLIAELQQKQRHPRAPEIPISPNLTFSTDLAETLEGASMIIEGVSSAGIRPIAKQLKQISPLSVPFVITSKGIEQNTGLLLSEIMLEVFGNSAKQYLGYLSGPSIAKEVLKNCPCSVVISAYDPETLKHIHQAFATPTFRVYPNTDVKGVALGGALKNIIAIACGISEGFHFGNNAKAGLVTRGLHEMRKLASIMGCRPETLNGLAGLGDLCVTCFSEFSRNLQFGKLIAEGYTLEQAKEKIGMVVEGAYTALSAHQIAQHHHIEMPITTGIYRVLYENLDLQEGIAMLLQRSTKEEYL, via the coding sequence ATGACAGAAAAAATCGCCTACTTAGGCATGGGAATCTGGGGATTCTGTTTGGCAACGCTGCTGGCAAAAAAAGGTTTTCGTGTGCAAGGATGGTCTCGAAATCCCCAGCTTATTGCGGAGCTCCAGCAAAAGCAACGACATCCACGAGCTCCTGAAATCCCAATTTCTCCAAACCTTACCTTCTCTACAGACCTTGCAGAAACTCTAGAAGGGGCCTCAATGATCATTGAGGGAGTATCTTCTGCAGGAATTCGTCCTATTGCGAAACAACTGAAGCAGATTTCCCCTTTATCCGTGCCTTTTGTCATTACTTCTAAGGGAATCGAGCAAAACACAGGACTCTTGCTCAGCGAAATTATGCTTGAAGTCTTTGGGAATTCTGCAAAGCAATATCTTGGTTACCTTAGCGGCCCTTCTATAGCGAAAGAAGTCCTGAAAAATTGCCCATGTTCTGTCGTGATTAGCGCCTATGATCCAGAAACTCTCAAGCATATCCATCAAGCATTTGCAACACCGACATTTCGCGTCTATCCTAATACCGACGTTAAAGGAGTAGCTTTGGGAGGCGCCTTAAAAAATATCATCGCAATCGCTTGTGGAATCTCAGAAGGGTTCCATTTTGGCAACAACGCTAAGGCGGGTCTTGTCACTCGAGGTCTCCATGAAATGCGCAAACTTGCTAGCATTATGGGATGTCGTCCCGAAACCTTAAATGGCTTAGCAGGACTTGGAGATCTTTGTGTAACATGCTTTTCGGAGTTCAGTAGAAACTTACAATTCGGGAAGCTTATCGCTGAAGGGTATACCTTAGAGCAAGCAAAGGAAAAGATCGGCATGGTGGTGGAAGGTGCCTATACAGCGCTCTCTGCTCATCAGATCGCTCAGCATCATCATATTGAAATGCCCATCACTACGGGGATCTATCGTGTCCTTTATGAAAACCTTGATCTCCAAGAAGGCATAGCTATGCTGTTACAAAGAAGCACAAAAGAAGAGTATCTCTAG
- a CDS encoding outer membrane protein: MNSKLLKSLRLVTLCVFALLGTSTSSLYAMPAGNPAFPVLPGINSGQHGWCMFHLCDSKDLFTALSGSLKVGFCGDFIYSESAHVTDVPVITSVTTIGVGTQPTIISTTKTYNFDVMNASTHSSSAFASVSLQEHSPAMIPLLDISFTVRIGGIKQHYRLPLNAYRDFTSSPLNAESEVTDGIIELQSNYGFIWDLSLDKVLWKDGVSFIGAGVSYRQASAPVNYIVVYNKTNPEVYFDSTDGSLNYKEWSAHFGLTTYLNDYILPYLGISIGNSTRKAPKDSFKKLEEQFTNFKFQVRDITNFDKTNFYCGATCCISDNFFYNVESRWGYQRAISVMSGFQF; this comes from the coding sequence ATGAATAGCAAGCTGCTAAAATCCCTTCGCTTAGTCACACTTTGCGTTTTTGCCCTACTAGGGACTTCAACCTCTTCTCTATATGCTATGCCTGCAGGAAATCCAGCTTTCCCCGTACTTCCTGGGATTAATTCTGGGCAACACGGATGGTGTATGTTCCATCTTTGTGATAGCAAGGATCTCTTTACAGCCCTTTCAGGCAGCTTAAAAGTTGGGTTTTGTGGAGACTTCATCTACTCGGAAAGTGCCCATGTCACAGATGTTCCTGTAATTACCTCCGTAACAACTATAGGAGTAGGAACACAGCCCACGATCATTTCCACAACAAAAACTTATAACTTTGATGTAATGAATGCTTCAACGCATTCTAGCTCTGCATTTGCAAGCGTCTCTTTGCAAGAGCATTCTCCTGCTATGATTCCTCTTCTTGATATCTCCTTCACTGTCAGAATCGGAGGGATCAAACAACACTACCGTCTTCCCTTGAATGCGTATCGTGATTTCACTTCATCACCTCTTAATGCAGAATCTGAAGTGACAGACGGTATTATTGAACTACAATCCAACTATGGGTTTATTTGGGACCTTTCTCTTGATAAAGTCTTATGGAAAGATGGGGTTTCTTTTATTGGAGCTGGGGTCTCCTACCGCCAAGCATCTGCCCCTGTGAACTATATTGTAGTGTACAACAAGACAAATCCTGAGGTGTATTTTGATTCCACAGATGGTAGCCTGAACTATAAAGAATGGTCGGCGCACTTTGGTCTTACGACTTACCTAAACGACTATATTCTTCCATACCTAGGGATTTCTATAGGGAATTCTACACGTAAAGCTCCCAAGGATAGCTTTAAAAAACTTGAAGAACAATTTACAAATTTCAAGTTTCAAGTTCGTGATATTACAAACTTTGATAAAACGAACTTCTACTGTGGCGCGACCTGTTGCATCTCTGATAACTTCTTTTATAATGTAGAGAGTCGCTGGGGCTATCAAAGAGCTATTAGTGTAATGTCAGGTTTCCAATTTTAA
- a CDS encoding CT620/CT621 family type III secretion system effector: MINKIQHEQYCHGLGEQQSSLNMRESSTALALEFVDAHELAQHLQEFKDLLKKVQKLGLGEEFVSSMNRSALHAGVELAMFQAVINEQNNREIRKNNDKVFQKNLKKVSPQALTTAPEMNPVEGSVVNKMPFQSAFAYILLDKYIPSQEAALYALGQELNLAGYAQTTFSPLLEIVKNFNSAPINYNLGSYISQTNDTANFKYGYEMVLSRYDEERASLRNDIKSTEQAKALLAKIKTNVSMHSSLTEAQKTQLTEIADNYLNSLDLIEEQLKSLMLNLNSIIFTRGVDDFSPSYKVVGADFSILGLQNTERVVVDGDINIETATTSGGLLNFFNTLLADVQNYGDLAQTQQMMLDLQLKAMLQQWSLVSSSLRLLDGVYRTLISGVKS, translated from the coding sequence ATGATAAATAAAATACAACACGAGCAGTATTGTCATGGGCTTGGGGAACAACAGTCTTCCTTAAATATGAGAGAGTCTTCAACAGCTTTAGCTCTGGAGTTTGTAGATGCTCATGAGCTTGCTCAGCATCTGCAGGAATTTAAAGATCTCCTGAAGAAAGTACAAAAGCTCGGTTTAGGGGAAGAGTTTGTTTCTTCTATGAATCGTAGTGCGTTACATGCTGGGGTGGAGCTTGCCATGTTTCAAGCTGTGATCAATGAGCAAAACAATAGAGAGATCCGCAAGAACAATGACAAGGTGTTCCAGAAAAACCTAAAAAAAGTTTCTCCTCAAGCTTTAACTACAGCTCCAGAGATGAATCCTGTGGAAGGGTCTGTTGTGAACAAAATGCCCTTTCAATCAGCCTTTGCTTACATTTTGCTGGATAAATACATCCCCTCTCAGGAAGCTGCATTGTACGCTTTAGGTCAGGAGTTGAACCTTGCAGGATATGCTCAGACAACCTTTAGTCCGCTTCTTGAGATTGTTAAGAATTTTAACTCTGCGCCGATAAATTATAACTTAGGATCTTACATTTCTCAAACGAATGACACTGCGAATTTTAAGTATGGCTATGAAATGGTGCTTTCGCGATACGATGAGGAAAGAGCTTCGTTAAGGAATGATATTAAAAGTACGGAGCAAGCCAAAGCTCTTTTAGCGAAGATCAAAACAAATGTATCTATGCATTCAAGTTTGACAGAAGCACAAAAAACACAACTTACAGAAATCGCGGATAATTATTTAAATTCTTTAGATCTTATAGAGGAACAATTAAAAAGCTTAATGCTGAACTTAAATTCGATCATTTTTACTCGAGGTGTTGATGATTTTTCGCCTTCATATAAAGTTGTCGGTGCAGATTTTTCTATTCTTGGGTTACAGAATACCGAAAGAGTCGTTGTGGATGGAGATATTAATATAGAAACCGCAACAACTTCAGGAGGATTATTAAACTTCTTTAATACGCTCCTTGCGGATGTGCAAAATTACGGTGATTTAGCACAAACCCAGCAGATGATGTTAGACCTTCAGCTAAAAGCAATGCTGCAACAGTGGAGCTTGGTTTCTTCGTCTCTAAGGCTTTTAGATGGTGTATATAGAACGTTAATTTCTGGAGTTAAATCTTAA
- a CDS encoding CT620/CT621 family type III secretion system effector encodes MAIQNYYIHFTRNVTSALSGGQLDAQDLASAVFLFQELDQKVWTLKRTLGWIEDIEPRYFAQVEEPVHVYEASQEASPVQKLPESKIELPELSYTDTELQEVINKPDLASAKVFIQGLEAALEAWLTPYAEGGIADPTAAENEIVTRYQNQLATLKTAFNGTPTDANYTALYALPASFIQEIEELEAPNAPPKSQIAVFWQDMMVVYSSMAAVAYPAADYLNAEISNLYLNISAAQRVQELLRQFASVLKDFLLPRWDDASQPIAHGTEYNSRQAAMIQSYLTLGGVFRMLTENLPQGLDTSYPDELRNAILSFFTGLRGTEIRTSGSTTPALGLGEFLGIQYVYQKCASLYGEESTAQTEASYKAAIRQEKTYWDARGNDGFKVTGSFDAFANNLQYPNTTSSATLSIFQDNTVSNFNPRFFQLVLDLIADKSTLMTRTSYQTIADAANAAITAIDGLIGTWNQQILAKQTQRSSLDPSQLKYFESMNANKETFVTTSPLQSVYTSLMLDKFLPAQQQVIRSLGDQMTFSNKTARYLNQIIQMITSFHNADTYYSLSIYLKQMNLQSLTDAVGKAKSVLANEITRCGTDITRCKQAKIEIDKIIPVVKADTEMSSSQIRELVGVLTSYKSQFNDLIRHLSELYVLLKGMAITAVDNPDETIQAFTVSVHNQPENSWVKQLATFESFVIEGGQNGVVPGGEKQLLQSLESSEQDYTTFNQNQQLALQLEMSAMQQEWTIVSTALALLNQMFAKIARRIKS; translated from the coding sequence GTGGCAATACAAAATTACTACATTCATTTTACTCGTAATGTGACTTCGGCTTTATCTGGTGGTCAACTAGATGCGCAAGATTTAGCTAGTGCAGTTTTCCTATTTCAAGAATTAGATCAGAAGGTATGGACGCTCAAGCGTACGTTAGGTTGGATTGAGGATATCGAACCTAGGTATTTTGCTCAGGTGGAAGAACCTGTGCATGTGTATGAAGCGTCTCAAGAGGCTTCTCCAGTACAGAAGCTTCCAGAAAGTAAAATAGAGCTTCCCGAGTTGTCCTATACGGATACAGAGCTTCAAGAAGTTATAAACAAGCCTGATCTTGCCTCAGCAAAAGTTTTTATCCAGGGTTTAGAAGCTGCCTTGGAAGCTTGGTTAACACCGTATGCTGAGGGGGGCATTGCAGATCCTACAGCTGCTGAGAACGAAATTGTTACAAGATATCAAAACCAGTTAGCAACTTTAAAAACAGCATTTAATGGAACACCTACAGATGCGAATTACACAGCTCTCTATGCGCTGCCAGCAAGCTTTATCCAAGAGATAGAGGAATTAGAGGCTCCTAATGCTCCTCCTAAGAGTCAGATTGCTGTGTTTTGGCAGGATATGATGGTGGTATATTCCTCTATGGCTGCGGTAGCGTATCCTGCTGCAGATTACTTAAATGCAGAGATATCAAATTTGTATTTAAATATTTCTGCTGCTCAGCGTGTTCAGGAGCTTTTACGACAGTTCGCAAGCGTATTGAAAGACTTCCTACTTCCTCGATGGGATGATGCAAGCCAGCCCATTGCTCATGGTACAGAATATAATTCTCGCCAAGCAGCAATGATTCAGAGTTATTTAACTTTGGGGGGAGTGTTCCGTATGCTTACAGAAAATCTTCCTCAGGGGTTAGATACCAGTTATCCTGACGAGCTAAGAAACGCCATTTTGAGCTTTTTCACTGGGTTAAGAGGAACAGAGATTCGCACTTCAGGAAGTACTACTCCGGCTTTGGGATTGGGGGAATTTCTAGGAATCCAATATGTATATCAAAAGTGTGCTTCGCTTTACGGGGAGGAGTCTACAGCACAAACAGAAGCAAGCTATAAAGCAGCGATACGACAGGAAAAGACGTACTGGGATGCTAGAGGGAACGACGGTTTTAAAGTAACGGGATCTTTTGATGCTTTTGCTAATAATTTACAGTACCCGAATACTACCTCTAGTGCGACTTTGTCTATTTTTCAAGATAATACCGTGAGTAATTTTAATCCGCGGTTTTTCCAGTTAGTTTTAGATTTGATTGCGGATAAATCTACTCTTATGACGAGGACTTCCTACCAAACTATAGCAGATGCTGCAAACGCGGCTATTACAGCTATAGATGGACTTATTGGAACTTGGAACCAGCAGATATTGGCAAAGCAGACACAAAGGTCTTCATTAGATCCTTCTCAGTTGAAATATTTTGAGTCTATGAATGCGAATAAGGAGACATTTGTGACAACCTCTCCTTTACAAAGCGTATATACTTCATTGATGTTGGATAAGTTTCTCCCTGCGCAACAACAAGTCATACGTTCTTTGGGAGATCAGATGACCTTTTCCAATAAGACGGCAAGATATCTGAATCAAATTATTCAGATGATCACGAGCTTTCATAATGCGGATACCTACTATTCCCTATCGATATATTTAAAACAGATGAACTTGCAGTCGTTAACAGATGCTGTGGGGAAAGCCAAATCTGTATTGGCTAATGAAATTACTCGCTGTGGAACTGATATTACTCGCTGTAAGCAAGCAAAAATAGAAATCGATAAGATTATTCCTGTGGTTAAGGCAGATACGGAAATGTCTTCTTCGCAAATTCGCGAGTTGGTGGGGGTATTAACTTCTTATAAGTCGCAGTTTAATGACCTTATTCGCCATTTATCTGAGTTATATGTCTTACTTAAGGGGATGGCAATTACAGCTGTGGACAATCCTGACGAGACGATCCAAGCGTTTACAGTGAGTGTACATAATCAGCCAGAGAATAGCTGGGTGAAGCAGCTGGCGACTTTTGAGAGTTTTGTGATTGAAGGTGGGCAAAACGGTGTAGTCCCTGGAGGAGAAAAGCAGCTTTTACAGTCTTTAGAATCTAGTGAGCAAGATTATACCACATTCAACCAGAACCAGCAGTTAGCGTTGCAGTTGGAAATGTCTGCTATGCAACAGGAGTGGACAATTGTAAGCACCGCTTTAGCGTTGTTAAACCAAATGTTTGCAAAGATCGCACGAAGAATAAAATCTTAA
- a CDS encoding phosphoenolpyruvate carboxykinase (GTP) — protein sequence MDWSAGIKHEELKTWISQIAELTTPQDIRVCDGSETEYAELCTKMVKSGTMIPLNPELHPNCFLVRSSPEDVARVEQFTFICTPTQHEAGPTNNWRDPEEMRKEMHQLFRGCMRGRTLYVVPFCMGPVNSPFSLVGVEITDSPYVVCSMKIMTRMGKEVLDFLGTSGEFLKCLHSVGKPLAPGEKDDPWPCNPKSIRVVHFQDDRSVMSYGSGYGGNALLGKKCVALRLASYMARTQGWLAEHMLIIGITNPQGEKKYISASFPSACGKTNLAMLMPKLPGWKVECLGDDIAWIRPGADGRLYAVNPEFGFFGVAPGTSMRTNPNALATCQKNAIFTNVALTADGDVWWEGLSDTPPEPLLDWHGNPWKPGGAPAAHPNSRFTSPLTQCPSLDPQWNNPQGVPLSAIIFGGRRSDTIPLVYEALSWQHGVTIGAGMSSTTTAAIVGEQGKLRHDPFAMLPFCGYNMASYFQHWLSFGKDARLQLPKIFGVNWFRKDANGNFLWPGFSENLRVLEWIFRRTNEEEDIAERTPIGYVPSSGALNVTGLNLPPQVLEELLSIDRQGWLNEVKNIREYCKIFGEDCPQEILDELLRIESQLK from the coding sequence ATGGATTGGAGCGCAGGCATAAAGCACGAAGAATTAAAGACCTGGATTTCTCAGATTGCGGAATTAACGACACCTCAAGATATCCGTGTGTGTGATGGTTCTGAAACGGAGTATGCTGAATTATGCACGAAGATGGTGAAGTCTGGGACAATGATCCCATTGAATCCGGAGTTACATCCGAATTGTTTTTTAGTACGTTCTTCTCCTGAAGATGTTGCTCGTGTAGAGCAGTTTACATTTATTTGCACTCCTACGCAACACGAAGCTGGACCAACAAATAATTGGCGAGATCCTGAGGAAATGCGAAAAGAAATGCACCAGCTGTTTCGTGGGTGTATGCGGGGGAGAACATTGTATGTTGTGCCTTTTTGTATGGGGCCTGTGAATTCTCCTTTTTCCCTTGTTGGTGTGGAAATTACAGATTCTCCCTATGTTGTTTGTTCTATGAAAATTATGACTCGCATGGGGAAAGAGGTATTGGATTTTCTTGGAACTTCTGGGGAGTTTTTAAAATGTTTACATAGTGTTGGGAAGCCTCTAGCCCCTGGAGAAAAAGATGACCCTTGGCCATGCAATCCAAAATCTATACGAGTTGTACATTTCCAAGATGATCGTAGCGTGATGTCTTATGGAAGCGGTTATGGAGGAAATGCGCTTCTAGGGAAGAAGTGTGTAGCTTTACGGTTGGCGTCTTATATGGCGAGGACTCAGGGATGGCTTGCCGAGCATATGTTAATTATTGGCATTACTAACCCCCAAGGAGAAAAGAAGTATATTTCTGCTTCGTTCCCAAGTGCTTGTGGGAAAACAAACTTGGCAATGTTAATGCCGAAGCTCCCAGGTTGGAAGGTGGAGTGTTTAGGGGATGATATTGCTTGGATCCGTCCTGGAGCAGATGGCCGATTGTATGCGGTAAATCCTGAATTTGGTTTTTTTGGCGTGGCTCCGGGAACCTCTATGCGTACGAATCCCAATGCCTTAGCGACGTGTCAAAAGAACGCGATCTTTACAAACGTTGCTTTGACTGCTGATGGCGATGTTTGGTGGGAAGGCCTTTCAGATACGCCTCCGGAACCTTTGCTTGATTGGCATGGGAATCCTTGGAAGCCTGGGGGAGCTCCTGCAGCACATCCGAATTCACGGTTTACCTCTCCGTTGACGCAATGTCCTTCTTTAGATCCTCAATGGAATAATCCTCAGGGAGTGCCTTTATCTGCGATCATTTTTGGAGGGCGTCGTTCAGATACCATTCCTTTAGTTTATGAAGCTTTAAGTTGGCAACATGGGGTAACTATCGGTGCAGGGATGTCCTCAACGACAACAGCAGCTATAGTAGGGGAACAAGGGAAACTTCGACATGATCCCTTTGCTATGCTGCCGTTTTGTGGATACAATATGGCGAGCTATTTCCAGCACTGGCTATCTTTTGGGAAGGATGCGCGTCTTCAGTTGCCTAAAATTTTCGGAGTCAATTGGTTCCGTAAGGATGCGAATGGAAACTTCCTCTGGCCTGGGTTTAGTGAAAATCTTCGGGTGTTAGAATGGATTTTCCGACGTACAAATGAAGAGGAGGATATTGCAGAGCGCACTCCTATTGGGTATGTGCCTTCTTCGGGAGCGTTGAATGTTACAGGTTTAAATCTTCCTCCTCAGGTTCTTGAGGAGCTATTATCTATAGATCGCCAGGGTTGGCTCAATGAGGTCAAAAATATTCGCGAGTACTGTAAGATTTTTGGCGAAGATTGTCCTCAAGAAATTTTAGATGAACTTTTGCGTATAGAATCACAATTAAAATAA
- a CDS encoding rod shape-determining protein has protein sequence MSAHRSLFKIKNFSNRLYNKALGRFDKVFNFFSGSVGIDLGTANTLVYVRGRGIVLSEPSVVAVDAQTHAVLAVGHKAKAMLGKTPRKIMAVRPMKDGVIADFEIAEGMLKALIKRVTPSRSVFRPRILIAVPSGITGVEKRAVEDSALHAGAQEVILIEEPMAAAIGVDLPVHEPAASMIIDIGGGTTEIAIISLGGIVESRSLRIAGDEFDECIINYMRRTYNLMIGPRTAEEIKITIGSAYPLGDQELEMEVRGRDQVAGLPITKRINSVEIRECLAEPIQQIIECVRLTLEKCPPELSADLVERGMVLAGGGALIKGLDKALSKNTGLSVITAPHPLLAVCLGTGKALEHLDQFKKRKGNMV, from the coding sequence ATGAGCGCGCATCGTAGCCTTTTTAAAATTAAGAATTTTTCTAATCGTTTGTATAACAAGGCTTTGGGGCGTTTTGATAAAGTTTTTAATTTCTTCTCTGGCAGTGTAGGAATTGATTTAGGTACTGCGAACACTTTAGTGTATGTCCGAGGCCGTGGCATTGTTCTCAGTGAGCCTTCGGTTGTTGCTGTCGATGCACAAACCCATGCAGTTCTTGCTGTGGGGCATAAAGCGAAAGCAATGTTAGGGAAAACTCCTCGAAAGATTATGGCTGTGCGCCCAATGAAGGATGGAGTGATTGCAGATTTTGAAATTGCAGAAGGCATGCTTAAAGCTTTAATTAAACGAGTTACGCCTTCTCGAAGTGTTTTCCGCCCAAGAATTTTGATAGCAGTTCCTTCAGGCATCACAGGAGTGGAAAAACGTGCTGTTGAAGACTCTGCGCTGCATGCAGGGGCTCAAGAGGTGATTTTAATCGAAGAGCCTATGGCTGCTGCGATTGGGGTCGACCTTCCTGTTCATGAGCCGGCAGCGAGTATGATCATAGATATTGGTGGAGGAACTACGGAAATTGCAATTATTTCCTTAGGAGGGATTGTAGAATCTCGTTCCTTACGTATTGCTGGTGATGAGTTTGATGAGTGTATTATTAATTACATGCGTCGTACGTATAATTTGATGATTGGGCCTCGTACTGCTGAGGAGATTAAGATTACGATAGGTTCTGCGTATCCTTTAGGGGATCAAGAATTAGAAATGGAAGTTCGTGGTCGGGATCAGGTTGCGGGTTTGCCGATAACAAAACGGATTAACTCTGTAGAAATTCGTGAGTGTTTAGCAGAGCCCATTCAACAAATTATAGAGTGTGTAAGATTAACGTTAGAAAAGTGCCCTCCGGAGCTTTCTGCTGATTTAGTTGAACGTGGGATGGTATTGGCTGGAGGAGGTGCTTTGATAAAAGGTTTGGACAAAGCATTAAGTAAAAATACAGGACTTTCTGTTATCACAGCACCACATCCTTTATTAGCTGTGTGTTTAGGCACAGGGAAGGCTTTAGAACATCTAGATCAATTTAAGAAGCGCAAGGGGAATATGGTATAG